In a single window of the Anaerocolumna cellulosilytica genome:
- a CDS encoding ATP-binding cassette domain-containing protein → MIRVQNLSYSYPQKDLYKKVTFSIEEDVHCALIGTNGTGKSTLLQLLMYPEQYLYDGKITIDNIERIGYVSQFSQLGLEEDMTVFQYISHEFVKHELKIQEFYKEMETTENLEQVYEEYQKALDEWNAMNGEEYEINIKKQLKLGNLQKLEEQKISSLSGGEFKLVQVIKEMMLSPKFLIMDEPDVFLDFMHLNALRNLINAHKGTLLVITHNRYLLNHCFNKILHMENMDIQEFDGDYTEYNYELLTTKIELEEGAASDQAEIERQSQILEKSRIKASAMDNASLGRAVHARQTLVNRLKERKTKAPFVDIKQPEIYFEAENEVTDEIILALTDYSVGFDEQLLEYVNIEMKPTDHVAIIGGNGTGKTTLLRDILEHKKDSIRMSADATVGAFSQITGSLYNDKKTLIEIIQEKGFETKSEAVDYLKTYGFDGDTLGQKVCELSGGEKDLFQLAVLSLKKANFLLLDEPSGHLDVYAQIALEQAILDYKGAILMVSHDYYTVANCMDYVLLVENNTLRKMSIRKFRQMIYANHFDKDYLLLEQEKKSIETRIQQLLKAHEYIEAKDNMEKLKQVIGKMKLL, encoded by the coding sequence ATGATTAGAGTTCAAAATTTATCCTATTCATATCCACAAAAGGATTTATATAAAAAAGTTACATTTTCAATTGAAGAGGATGTTCATTGCGCATTGATTGGTACTAATGGAACAGGAAAAAGTACATTGCTCCAATTACTCATGTATCCTGAACAGTATCTATACGATGGAAAAATAACAATTGACAATATTGAAAGAATTGGGTATGTCAGTCAATTCTCCCAACTGGGTCTGGAAGAAGATATGACAGTGTTTCAGTATATCAGCCATGAGTTTGTAAAGCATGAGCTGAAAATACAAGAATTTTACAAGGAAATGGAAACTACTGAAAATTTGGAACAGGTCTACGAGGAGTATCAAAAAGCATTAGATGAATGGAATGCTATGAATGGAGAAGAATATGAAATTAATATTAAGAAGCAATTAAAACTAGGGAATCTGCAAAAGTTAGAAGAGCAAAAGATTAGCAGCCTAAGCGGTGGAGAATTCAAGCTGGTTCAGGTAATAAAAGAGATGATGCTGAGTCCAAAATTTCTTATTATGGACGAACCAGATGTATTTTTAGACTTTATGCATTTGAATGCCTTAAGAAATCTGATTAATGCCCACAAAGGAACGCTTTTAGTTATTACCCATAACCGCTACTTGTTAAATCACTGTTTTAACAAAATACTTCACATGGAGAATATGGATATTCAGGAATTTGATGGAGACTATACGGAGTATAATTATGAACTTCTTACTACCAAAATTGAGTTAGAAGAAGGAGCAGCGTCCGACCAGGCAGAGATTGAACGGCAGAGCCAAATATTAGAAAAATCCAGAATAAAAGCTTCTGCAATGGATAACGCCTCTCTTGGAAGAGCAGTACATGCAAGACAGACTTTGGTGAATCGGCTGAAAGAAAGAAAAACAAAAGCACCTTTTGTGGATATCAAACAGCCGGAGATTTATTTTGAAGCTGAAAATGAAGTGACTGATGAAATAATTTTGGCATTAACGGATTACAGTGTGGGATTTGATGAGCAACTTTTAGAATATGTTAATATCGAAATGAAGCCTACAGATCATGTAGCAATTATAGGAGGAAACGGAACTGGAAAGACAACACTGCTGCGTGATATTCTGGAACATAAGAAAGACTCAATTAGGATGAGCGCAGATGCAACTGTGGGTGCATTTTCCCAGATTACAGGATCACTATACAACGATAAGAAAACGCTGATTGAAATTATTCAAGAAAAAGGGTTTGAAACAAAAAGTGAAGCGGTGGATTATTTGAAGACATATGGTTTTGATGGAGATACCCTTGGTCAAAAAGTGTGTGAACTATCTGGAGGAGAAAAGGATTTATTTCAATTGGCAGTGCTTTCCTTAAAAAAAGCCAACTTCCTGCTATTGGATGAACCGTCAGGGCACTTGGATGTTTATGCACAAATTGCATTAGAACAGGCTATTTTGGATTACAAAGGTGCAATTCTTATGGTGTCCCATGATTATTATACGGTAGCTAATTGTATGGATTATGTACTTTTAGTAGAAAATAATACGTTACGAAAAATGAGCATACGCAAGTTCCGACAGATGATTTATGCCAATCATTTCGACAAAGACTATTTATTACTGGAACAAGAGAAAAAAAGTATAGAAACAAGAATTCAACAGTTGCTTAAGGCTCATGAATATATAGAAGCAAAAGATAATATGGAAAAATTGAAACAAGTAATTGGTAAAATGAAACTGCTATAG
- a CDS encoding SUKH-4 family immunity protein: protein MISPEEFKKSWKKKDTNFITYPLEALKNVNIVNTDKIFLCEMGLPESCAPYLRFLNYDKGGMSQVLNYLEKDNLDEDNIDELSNMLLLGMTGSGELIAIDTGSNEIVCINHEDGSISFVNSSINHLAESILSYQKFLGSIQNRYDVLVDVNEMATEEDIELLKNTIQNIDKDAIEEESFWAIEIENFKD from the coding sequence ATGATATCACCAGAGGAATTTAAAAAAAGTTGGAAAAAGAAAGATACAAATTTTATAACATATCCTTTAGAAGCACTAAAAAATGTCAACATTGTAAACACAGATAAAATATTTTTGTGTGAGATGGGATTGCCGGAGTCATGCGCTCCTTATTTGAGATTTTTAAATTATGACAAAGGTGGTATGAGTCAAGTACTAAATTATTTAGAGAAGGACAACCTAGATGAAGATAATATAGATGAATTGAGTAACATGTTATTATTGGGAATGACTGGTTCAGGAGAATTAATAGCAATTGATACGGGAAGCAATGAAATAGTTTGTATTAATCATGAAGATGGTTCTATTAGTTTTGTGAATTCATCAATAAACCATCTAGCAGAATCCATTCTTAGTTATCAAAAATTCTTAGGAAGTATTCAAAATAGATATGACGTTTTAGTTGATGTTAATGAAATGGCTACAGAGGAAGATATAGAACTATTGAAAAATACAATTCAGAATATTGACAAAGACGCTATTGAAGAGGAGAGTTTTTGGGCTATAGAAATTGAAAATTTTAAAGATTAA
- a CDS encoding helix-turn-helix domain-containing protein has protein sequence MANFSDRLKELRKDKHLTQVNMASFLECTEQHYQRLEYGKVTPNANMIIKLADFFDVSADYLLGRSDNRDTL, from the coding sequence ATGGCTAATTTTTCAGATAGATTAAAGGAATTACGAAAAGACAAACATTTAACACAGGTAAATATGGCTTCATTTTTGGAATGCACAGAGCAACATTACCAGAGATTAGAATATGGTAAAGTTACACCAAACGCAAACATGATTATAAAACTTGCTGATTTTTTTGATGTTTCTGCCGACTATTTGCTTGGACGCTCAGACAATCGTGATACACTTTAA
- a CDS encoding SMI1/KNR4 family protein, whose protein sequence is MFEKIISNKSNSFYKLDKNEIYEAENRMHIKIPYELKCFYESVGVGFIGSQDGAINRLLSPDICADIRLREDIYEYDPDLEMYVEFEEMAMIFFEINEGVYASIELNESAQSRIFFANEVIANSLQEFLEKIADSNYWN, encoded by the coding sequence ATGTTCGAAAAAATAATATCTAATAAAAGTAATTCATTTTATAAATTAGACAAAAATGAAATATATGAAGCAGAAAATAGAATGCACATAAAGATACCGTATGAGTTAAAGTGCTTTTACGAATCGGTTGGTGTAGGGTTTATAGGTTCACAAGATGGTGCAATTAATAGATTACTATCACCAGACATTTGTGCAGATATTAGATTACGAGAAGACATTTATGAATATGATCCAGATTTAGAAATGTATGTAGAATTTGAAGAAATGGCTATGATATTTTTTGAGATTAACGAAGGAGTTTATGCATCTATCGAATTAAATGAGAGTGCTCAAAGTAGAATATTTTTTGCTAATGAAGTAATTGCGAATTCTCTTCAAGAGTTTTTAGAAAAGATAGCAGACAGTAATTATTGGAATTGA
- a CDS encoding RHS repeat-associated core domain-containing protein, giving the protein MVFNPSNSMQESGLLSNKEGKESLLQSSRYEYDGFNKTRKVTVEYFGNEKETPTAVQIQENFYDAENLRYGIAENGERTNFITNGWKVLAEQDESNQTTNRIVLGYGIIASDSLKQEGNAYQYFHWNEHGDTEYITGEDGQVLNRYGYDAFGSLTTAEEIVRNRYTYNGEQYDAITSQYYLRARFYNPQVARFTQEDVYRGDGLNLYAYCANNPVMYEDTSGYNAQSKCPKPGEPEGQKKQTEESKPKIDYRKVADYVKDLEEQTGIKLNKKQIKELKNALRKKAYSKLTPQETLAHRKEFNKVKNDLIAQWEKETGQVWPTYTQIVYDKNGKPARNIGDFYDAHHVIENNYGGDHSWWNITPAKFPDEHQGGIHRSQSPARKLFN; this is encoded by the coding sequence ATGGTTTTCAATCCTTCCAATTCTATGCAGGAATCAGGTCTTCTATCTAATAAAGAAGGTAAAGAAAGTCTGTTACAAAGTAGCCGTTACGAGTATGATGGATTCAACAAGACAAGAAAAGTAACAGTAGAGTACTTTGGAAATGAGAAAGAAACTCCAACAGCAGTCCAGATACAGGAAAACTTCTATGATGCAGAGAATCTAAGATATGGTATTGCAGAAAACGGGGAACGAACAAACTTTATAACTAATGGATGGAAGGTATTAGCAGAGCAGGATGAAAGCAACCAAACCACCAACCGTATTGTCTTAGGCTATGGAATCATTGCAAGTGACAGCCTAAAACAGGAGGGGAATGCCTACCAATATTTCCACTGGAACGAGCATGGAGATACGGAATATATCACAGGGGAAGACGGACAAGTCTTAAATCGCTATGGATATGATGCTTTTGGCTCACTGACAACAGCAGAGGAAATCGTAAGAAACCGTTATACGTATAATGGGGAGCAATATGATGCCATAACCAGTCAGTATTACTTAAGGGCAAGGTTTTATAACCCACAGGTAGCAAGATTCACACAAGAGGATGTGTATAGAGGAGATGGATTAAACCTGTATGCATATTGTGCGAATAATCCAGTGATGTATGAAGACACGAGTGGGTATAATGCGCAGAGTAAGTGTCCGAAGCCGGGTGAGCCAGAGGGACAGAAGAAACAGACTGAAGAAAGTAAGCCTAAAATTGATTACAGGAAAGTTGCTGATTATGTTAAAGATCTTGAAGAACAAACGGGTATTAAGTTAAATAAAAAGCAAATAAAGGAATTAAAGAATGCTTTAAGGAAAAAAGCGTATTCAAAATTAACGCCACAAGAAACACTCGCTCATCGAAAGGAGTTTAATAAAGTTAAAAATGACTTAATAGCACAGTGGGAGAAAGAGACAGGTCAAGTATGGCCTACATACACCCAGATAGTCTATGACAAAAATGGTAAACCTGCAAGAAATATTGGAGATTTTTATGATGCACATCATGTAATTGAGAACAATTATGGTGGCGATCATTCGTGGTGGAATATAACACCTGCAAAGTTTCCAGATGAGCATCAGGGAGGCATACATAGAAGTCAGTCGCCTGCAAGAAAACTATTTAATTAG
- a CDS encoding DUF4274 domain-containing protein, whose protein sequence is MKYDSKLFETEYIANRVKLLLEEYEKIDLLNKETSAIELNEFLDLYNWDDGVEIPFFIMQHKNCELGTALKMFYLSGGLGFFDDDFYDYFNEEWVAFVEILYNKIINNEFKRGVINFDVPLDESEKRELKDTYNISDILITDLN, encoded by the coding sequence ATGAAATATGATAGTAAACTATTTGAAACAGAATATATTGCGAATAGAGTTAAATTGTTACTTGAAGAATATGAAAAAATTGATTTATTAAATAAAGAAACAAGTGCTATTGAATTGAATGAATTCCTTGATTTATATAATTGGGATGATGGGGTTGAAATACCATTTTTTATTATGCAACATAAAAATTGCGAATTAGGGACTGCTTTGAAAATGTTTTATTTAAGTGGTGGGTTAGGATTTTTTGATGACGATTTTTATGATTATTTCAACGAAGAATGGGTAGCTTTTGTTGAAATATTATATAACAAAATTATAAATAATGAATTTAAAAGAGGTGTTATTAATTTTGATGTACCACTTGATGAGTCTGAGAAGAGGGAGTTAAAAGACACTTACAACATATCTGATATTTTAATAACAGATTTAAATTAA
- a CDS encoding RHS repeat-associated core domain-containing protein — protein MAGILDATGKKTAYAYDEVNRVAKVMDNGNLLVTYGYHVDNTLAQARFSNGITTEYTYDRDKNPASITTTTRTGEKLFAYRYAYDYNGNRILKQDVRELTSGDLQRVGDYGRIGETGSGQVFDGLATGQVRLHGQLPEQVPLTQATRYIYDPLQRIAGVQYADGKEESLAYDSAGNRALRKYGSQEETYRYDSRNRLTEVARKDSTRAENNRITLYQYDNQGNTLQEETKGCTENLLQKSHYDYDGFNKTRKVTVEYFGNEKETPTAVQTQENFYDAENLRYGIVENGERTNFITNGWKVLAEQDESNQTTNRIVLGYGIIASDSLKQEGDGYQYFHWNEHGDTEYITGENGQVLNRYGYDAFGSLTTAEEIVRNRYTYNGEQYDAITSQYYLRARFYNPQVARFTQEDVYRGDGLNLYTYCANNPVMYEDPSGYVYIDKLFTETGTIPGKSSSKNLGQNINTHIGIPSNNRTGSHQAQHLIPQEIYVKSSFLQDIGFNVDHHQNGIWDKNKNLNATQLNDLCSQYNVSSCMQKRYVSENTHHDGYHKLYSQAVNKEIKKIENDINYKKGTGLYTECRIAT, from the coding sequence GTGGCAGGAATCTTAGATGCAACCGGGAAAAAGACAGCGTATGCCTATGATGAAGTCAACCGTGTGGCAAAGGTAATGGATAACGGAAATCTGCTGGTAACCTATGGTTATCATGTTGATAATACACTGGCACAGGCAAGGTTTTCCAATGGAATTACCACAGAATATACCTATGACAGGGATAAAAATCCAGCCAGTATTACTACCACCACAAGGACAGGAGAAAAGCTCTTTGCCTACCGCTATGCCTATGACTATAACGGAAACCGTATCTTAAAACAGGACGTTAGGGAGTTAACGTCAGGGGATTTACAGAGAGTGGGAGATTATGGTAGAATAGGAGAGACAGGGAGCGGACAGGTATTTGACGGATTGGCAACCGGACAGGTGAGATTGCATGGACAGTTACCAGAACAAGTACCACTCACCCAAGCCACAAGATATATCTATGACCCTCTACAGAGAATCGCCGGAGTACAGTATGCAGACGGTAAGGAGGAAAGCCTTGCCTATGACAGTGCAGGCAACCGTGCGTTAAGAAAGTATGGAAGTCAAGAGGAAACCTATCGGTATGATAGTAGAAACCGCTTAACGGAAGTAGCACGTAAAGATAGTACAAGAGCGGAAAACAACCGGATTACCCTGTATCAGTATGATAATCAGGGGAATACCTTACAGGAGGAAACCAAAGGATGCACAGAAAATCTGTTACAAAAGAGTCATTATGATTATGATGGCTTTAACAAGACAAGAAAAGTAACAGTAGAGTACTTTGGAAATGAGAAAGAAACGCCAACAGCAGTCCAGACACAGGAAAACTTCTATGATGCTGAGAATCTAAGATATGGTATTGTAGAAAACGGGGAACGGACGAACTTTATAACCAATGGTTGGAAGGTATTAGCAGAGCAGGATGAAAGCAACCAAACCACAAACCGTATTGTCTTAGGCTATGGTATTATTGCAAGTGACAGCTTAAAACAGGAGGGGGATGGCTACCAATATTTCCACTGGAACGAGCATGGAGATACGGAATATATCACAGGGGAAAACGGACAAGTCTTAAATCGCTATGGATATGATGCTTTTGGCTCACTGACTACAGCAGAGGAAATCGTAAGAAACCGTTATACATATAACGGCGAGCAATACGATGCCATAACCAGCCAGTATTACTTAAGAGCAAGGTTTTATAACCCACAGGTAGCAAGATTCACACAAGAGGATGTGTACAGAGGGGATGGCCTGAATCTGTATACGTATTGTGCCAATAATCCGGTGATGTATGAAGACCCGAGTGGTTATGTGTACATTGATAAGTTATTTACAGAGACAGGTACCATCCCCGGTAAATCATCATCGAAGAATTTAGGGCAAAATATAAACACACATATAGGAATACCATCTAATAATAGAACAGGGTCACATCAAGCTCAACACTTAATCCCTCAGGAAATTTATGTTAAGTCATCGTTTTTACAAGACATAGGCTTTAATGTAGATCATCATCAAAATGGTATATGGGATAAGAATAAGAATTTAAATGCAACACAGCTAAATGATTTGTGTTCACAATACAATGTATCTAGCTGTATGCAGAAAAGATATGTAAGTGAAAACACTCATCACGATGGATATCATAAGCTATATTCACAAGCTGTAAATAAAGAAATTAAAAAGATTGAAAATGATATAAATTATAAGAAAGGGACAGGGTTATACACCGAATGCAGAATCGCAACTTAG
- a CDS encoding SymE family type I addiction module toxin: MYTEIPEIKFKGQWLLSHGFTTGSNLTLYCCENQIIIRREEISL; the protein is encoded by the coding sequence ATCTACACAGAAATACCAGAGATTAAATTTAAAGGGCAATGGCTTTTGAGTCATGGATTTACAACCGGGTCAAACCTTACCTTATATTGTTGTGAAAATCAGATAATTATAAGAAGAGAAGAAATTAGTTTGTAA